The genomic DNA GCGCCCTTCCTGCGCTACCGCGTCGCCGGGGAAGAGGGGCCCGTCGTCTCGCTGCGCCGCCTCACCGTTCCCTCCCCCCAGGGAGGCCCCCCCGAGCGCGGGGGCTATACGGTGACCGTCTCTGGCCGGGAGGGCACGCACGTCACCGTCCCCCTTCCGCCCCTCGAGGTGAAGGACTGCCGCGTCCCCGACGAGTTCGAGCTCGTCCACGCCCTGGAGCCCGGAACGGAGGGCGTCGTGCGGCTCATCGCCTCTCCCATCGGCCACAACCCGGACCTCGACGCCGTCCTGGAGCACGGCGTGGACGACGCCCCGCCCTTCGTCCCGGTCAGGTATGTCTGGTCATTCGGCGACGGTACGACGGCGGAGACGCACGAGGACACGGTCGTTCATGACTTCGGCTCGCGCCCTCAGACAACCTTGTATTCGTACTTCCTCGTGACGTGTGAGGCCTTCGATGCACGGGGCCGCGCGCTCACCGCTCGCAAATCGTTGGAGTTGAAAAATCCCGCCTTCGAGGCGTTCGCGACCCGGGGAACGGTGTTGCTCCTCGCCCAGCCGATGCCCGCCGAGGAGGAGGCACCCGGACGCTTCGTCGTGCCAGTCCGGCTCTGGCATCCCTGGCGCACACCCATCACCGTGACCTCGGTGAGGACCCGGCGCCATCACGGCCCGGAGCTCCATCACGCGGATGAGCGCGCTCCCTCCTCCACGCCTCCCACGGAGGAAGTCCTCGCCAAGGCGGCCCTCGGGACCGCCCAGATTCCCCCAGGTGGAGTCCTCGTCCCCGTGCGTTTCGACTCCGAGCTCGATCGCGACATCGCCGCCAAGGAGTTCCGGCTCGACGGCGAGACGTCCGAGGGGTGGCCCGTGAAGGGCCGCTTCATCGCCCTTCGTCCCGGCCTGGAGCCGGTCGATCGCCGGATGCTCGTGGATGGCGAGTGGCGACTGAAGGTTCTCCGCGCCCGTGCCCATCTGCGCAAGGCGGACGTAAGTGTCCAGGAGGTGATGGATCTCGAGGGGCAAGGGCTCTATGTGGAGCTCCCCCGGGCCTTCCAGGGAACGCCCCCTCCCGGCTTCGCTCCCCCCGAATCCACGGTCCCCGACGAGGAGTGGTAGCGCCAGAATCCGCGCGAACGAGAATGCTCGACTCCCCTTGCCGCCGAGGAGTCGGACTATAAGGCCGTCGCGAGTTCATCCCACCCCTCTTCCTGGAGTTTCCCGTGCGCTTCGCCTTGATCTCCGCCGTCGCCCTGACCTTTCTGTCCCGTTCCGCCGCCGCCGCTCCCGCGAAGGCCGCCGAGCGTCCCGCCGAGAGCGATGCGCCCTCCATCTCGACGGCCTCGGACAACAAGGGGGCGGATGACACGGCCGCCGTCTCGGGCGCCAAGGGCATCGTGTTCGGTGTCAACAACCTCCCCACGGTGGGTGGCTTCCTGTTCGTGAGCCCGGAGAACTCCCTGCGCCTCAACCTGGGCTTCGGCGTGGGCCTCAAGCCGGACGTCACCGCCGCGCTCTCCGTCGACGCGGCCTTCCGTCACCATCTGACCAATGGCACGCTGCGTCCCTTCGCCGAAGGCGGCGTCCAGTTCGCCTACGACGGGGACATCGACTTCGCGCTGAAGGGCGGACTGGGCGTCGAGTACTTCTTCGTGCCTCGCGTCAGCGTGGCGGGAACGCTCGGGCTCGCGCTGCGCTTCGACAATGGCGGCAACAGCATCAGCATTCCGTTCGGCACCACTGGCCTGTTGATGAACGTCTTCTTCTAATAACCAGGAGCGTCCACCCCAGCACCAACTCGGGACAAGTGAAACGTTCTGACCTACGGTGGCGCCCCCGAAGAGCAGAAGTGAACCCCTGACCCCCAGAGACATCGCACCATGATCAAACTGACCACGAGCTTTGGCGACATCGTGTTGGAACTCGACCACGCGAAGGCGCCGAACACCGCCGCCAACTTCGAGGAGTATGTGAAGTCCGGCCACTTCAACGACACCATCTTCCACCGGGTGATTCCCGGCTTCATGATCCAGGGCGGCGGCTTCAGCCCCGACATGAAGGAGAAGACGACCCGCGATCCCATCAAGAACGAAGCGGCCAACGGCCTGAAGAACGCGAAGTACACCGTCGCGATGGCCCGCACCTCGGCGCCGCACTCCGCCACCGCCCAGTTCTTCATCAACGTGAAGGACAACAGCTTCCTCGACTTCCGGTCGGCGGACGCCAACGGCTTCGGTTACTGCGTCTTCGGCAAGGTCGTTCAGGGCCAGGATGTGGTGGACCGCATCGAGCAGGTGAGGACCGGCCGCAAGGGGATGCACGACGACGTGCCGAATGAGCCCGTGGTCATCCAGAAGGCGGAGATCGTCTGAAGTTGAGGTGAGCCGTCCCGCTTCCGCCGCGCCACGGGGTTTCGGGCGAGGCGGAAGCCCGTTCCGCTACACTCGGCCCCCATGGGTCAGGATCTTCAAGCGCTGCTGCTGTCCTATGGCTACGTGGGTGCCTGCGTACTCGTGGGCGAAGTGGCCGCGCGCCGGGGCGCGTCCCGGGAGTTCGCGCGCAAGTTCATCCACGTCGGCGTGGGCCTCTGGATCTTCGGCATCCTGGGACTGTTCGAGCACCGGACGCTGGCCGTGGTCCCCTCGCTCTCGGCGGCGGTGGCCAACTGGATCATCCACCGCAAGCGCCTGCTCCGAGCGGTGGAGACCACCCCCGACAACCTGGGCACCGTCTGGTTCGCGCTGTCCTTCTCGGCCCTGGTGTGGCTGGCGTGGGATCGGCCCGCGGTGGCGGCGGGCGGTGTGCTCGCCATGGCCGTGGGAGATGCACTGGCCTCGCTCGTGGGCCGGCGCTTCGGGCGCCACCGCTATGAGACGCTTGGCGGAGAGCTCAAGAGCCTGGAGGGCTCGATGGCCCTGCTCGCGGGCACCTTCCTCTCCGTGCTGGCCGCGATCACATGGATGCCGGGCCTCGCGCCGGAGATGCCCCGGGTGCCACTGGCCCTGCTGTGCGCCGTGGTGGCCACCTGCGCCGAGGCGCTCGGCACCCGGGGCCGGGACAACCTCTGGGTGCCCCTGTCCGCCGGAGCCGTGCTCGCCTGGACTCCCGCCGCGCACGTCACGGGCCTGGGCCTGGGCGCCGCGGGTGCCTTGCTCATCGGCGTCGCCGCCTGGGCCCGGGGCTCGCTGAGCGCGAGCGGCGTGCTCGGCGCGATCCTCATCGGCCTCCCCGTCTTCGGACTGGCGGGCCCGGTGGGAACGGCCGCCCTGCTCGGGTTCTTCTTCTCCTCCAGCGCCCTCTCCAAGGCGTTCCGCGCGCGCAAGGCCGGGGTGGAAGCGGAGTACGCCAAGACGGGAACGCGAGACCTGGGACAGGCCCTGGCCAATGGTGGAGTGGCGGCGCTGGCCGCCGTGCTCCTGGGCACCACGGGAGACGCACGCTACCTCCTGGCGATGCTGGGCGCCTTCGCCGCCGCCAACGCGGACACGTGGGCCACCGAGCTGGGAGTTCTCTCGCGCTCACCGCCCCGCCTGGTCACCACCCTGCGGCCCGTGGCCCCTGGCACCTCCGGCGCCGTGTCCGCCATGGGTCTCATGGCCTCCACCGCGGGTGCGGCCTTCGTGGGACTGCTCGCCCTGCTCGCGGGCCTGTCATGGACGGCGCTGCCCTGGATCATCGTGGCGGGCGTCGCGGGCTCGCTGGCCGATAGCGCCCTGGGCGCCACCGTGCAGGACGTGCGCTGGTGCGAGTCCTGTGGCCGGGAAACGGAGCGCCGGATGCATCACTGTGGCCGCCCCACCCGGGGCCTGCGAGGCCTGGCCTGGTTGGGCAACGACACCGTCAATGTCATGGCCACCGCCGTGGGTGCCCTCCTGGCTTTCTGGGCATGACGGGAGCGATGGTAGAGTGACCCGAGCAATCCTCGAGGGAATGCCGCTGGCGGTGACAGCTGGAGCGGCTACTACTGCTCGGGGCCCTGCGAGTCCGCCGTGGAATGCGGGCCGCGCTTGCCGGTCTGCTCCTCCATCGCCTTCATCGGGCGGATTTGCATCCGCCATCCAGACGGCGAAACCTGAGCTGGACGCGGCGACCGCGCGTCCCCCGTGCCGCCGCCCGGAGAAGCCGCCTGGGGGTCGCCCGGGACATGAGGAGAGGACGAGCGCGGCCGGGGCCAGACTCCCGGCCTGCCTCCCTCGATGAACACCGCCTTACCTTGAGCCTGGACGTTTCTATCGCTCGGGGAGGCATCCATGGCGGAGGCCCAGGCCCAGAAGTTGGATGTCCTCAGGATCGATCGCGCGGCGCGTCCCCGACGCAAGCTCCCGCGCCGATGGCCACTCTGGGTGGGGCTCCTCCTCATCCTGGCGCTCGCCGTGACGTTGTTGGGAACCAACCGGGTCCCCAGTGTCCAGGTCGCCGAGGTCCGCGAGGCCCGTCCCGGCGAGCAGCAGACCGAGCTCACCGCCACGGGCTATGTCTCCTCGCGCCGCCGCTCGGTGATCGCCCCTCAGATCCCGGGCCGGCTGGTATCGGTGGAGGTGGATGAGGGCGACGCGGTGAAGCAGGGCCAGGTGCTCGCCCGCCTGGATGAACGGGACGCACGTGTGATCGAGGCCCGGGCCCAAGCGGACCTCCAGGCGGCGACCCAGCGGCTCGTCTCCACGCGCGCCACGGCCGCGCGGGCGAAGCAGGACCTCGCCCGGGCCGAACAACTGGCCAAGGCCCAGGTCATCACGCCGGCGAGCCTGCAAGCGGCACAAGCAGCCGCCCGCGCCATGTCCGCCGAGGTGCGCCTGGCGGTGGCCCAACGTGTCGCGGCCGAGCGAGCAGCGGAAGCGGCGCGGCTGCAGCTCACCCACACCGTGGTGCGCGCTCCCTTCCAGGGCACCGTGGTGCGCAAGCTCGCCGACGAGGGCGCGGTGCTCGCCCCCGCCGCGATCGAACAACAGAACGTGGGTGGCATCGTCGAGCTGGTGGACCTGAGCGCCCTGGAGGTGGAGGCCGAGGTGAGCGAGGAGCAACTGCCCCGCATCCAGAAGGACCAGCCCGCGCTCGTGTTCCTCGATGCCTACCCCGACCAGACCTTCCGCGCCCAGGTGCGCTCGGTGCGCCCGACCATCGATCGCGCCAAGGCCACGGCGACGGTCAACGTACAGTTCGAGTCCATCCCCCCGGGCGTGCTGCCGGACATGGGCGCACGCGTGGCCTTCCTGAAGGAGGAACTGCCACCGGACGCGCTAGAGCGCGAGGACGCGACGCTGCGGGTGTTGTCCTCCTCGGTGGTGAAAGACGGGGGGCAGTCCCTGGTGTGGGTGGTGCGCGACGGGCGGCTGGTGCGCCAGCCGGTCCGGGTGACGCAGAAGGTGGGCGACGAGGTGGTGCTGGCCGAGGGGCCTCCCCCCGGAACACAGGTGGTGGTGTCGCCCGAGGCGAAGCTGCGAGCGGGACGCAAGGTGAAGGTCCAGACGGAGGGCGGATGAGCACCCCCCCCGAGCACATCCCGGCCTTCATCCGGCTCCGAGGCGTCTCCAAGGCCTACCACCGGGGCGATCTCGTGGTGCCCGTGTTGGAGGAGGTGAACCTCGACATCGGACAGGGGACCTTCGAGGCCTTCATGGGCCCATCCGGCTCGGGCAAGTCCACGCTGCTCAACCTGCTGTCCGGGTTGGATCGGCCCACGACGGGCGTCGTGGAGGTGGGTGGACGGGATCTGGCGCGGCTGAGCGATCAGCAACTGTCCGACTGGCGCGCGGGCCACGTGGGCTTCGTCTTCCAGTTGTACAACCTGCTGCCCGTGCTCACGGCGGCGGAGAACGTGGAGCTCCCGTTGTTGCTCACCCCGCTGTCACGCACCGAGCGCCGCGACCACGTGGCCGCCGCGCTGGAGGTGGTGGGCCTGAAACACCGGGTGAATCACCGGCCGCCCCAGATGTCCGGAGGCGAGCAGCAGCGGGTGGCCATCGCGCGGGCCATCGTCACGGATCCGGATCTGCTCATCGCGGACGAGCCCACGGGCGACCTGGACCGCAAGTCCGCCGAGCAGGTGCTCGACCTGTTCGAGGAGCTGCACCGGGCGTTGAACAAGACGCTCGTCATGGTGACGCACGATCCCCACGCCGCCGAGCGGGCCGACGTGGTGCGGCACCTGGAAAAAGGGGCGCTGAGATGACGTTCGGACGGCTCGTCTGGCGCGACCTGCTGCGCAACCCCCTGCGGCTGAGCCTCACCGTGCTCGCGGGCGCGGTGGGCGTCGTGGCCTTCATCTTCCTGCGCACCGTGGTGGACTTCTTCTACTCGGGCGTGGCCACCGCCCAGGCGGACCGGCTCCTCACCCGCAGCAAGGTCTCCATGACCTCGACCCTGCCCATGTCCTACCTGCCTCGCATCTCCTTGGTGCCGGGGGTGAGCGACGTCACCTTCTATGGCTTCTTCGGGGGGCGCCAGAGCGAGTCCCAGCAGGACTTCTTCGGCTCGGCCTTCGTGGACATCCCCTCCTTCCTGCGCGTCTTTGGCGAGGAAGTGGTGGTGCCACCCCGGCAGGTGGACGCCCTGAATCGGGATCCCTGCGGCGCGCTCATTGGAAAGAACCTGGCCCAGCGCTACGGGTGGAAGCCAGGGGATCCGGTGACGCTCAAGGGCACCGTCTACCCGGGGGATTGGACCTTCACCGTGCGGGGCATCTACGACGTGCGGGGAGGGAGCATGGACGCGGATTCGTTCCTCTTCGGCTTCCGGTGCATCAACGAGAAGCTGCCCAAGGATCGCAAGAACCGGGTGAGCGCCTTCATGCTGCGGGTGGAGGATCCCTCGCGCTCGACGGCGGTGGCCGCCGCGGTGGACACGATGTTCACCAACAGCCCTTACCCCACGCGCACGGAGAGCGAGCGCACGGCCACGCTGGGATTCATCTCCATGCTGTCGTCCATCCTCACGGCGGTGAACGTGGTGTCACTCGTCATCCTGCTCATCCTCCTGCTGGTCATCGGCAACACGCTGGCCATGGGGGTGCGCGAGCGCACGCGAGACCTGGCCACGCTGCGGGCCATGGGCTTCAAGCGAGGGCGGGTGGTGACGCTCGTGCTCGTCGAATCGGTGGCGATCGGTCTGCTCTCGGCGGCGCTGGGCGTGCTCCTCGCGCCTTCGCTCGTCAACGGCTTCCTCTCGGTGGTGGGCCCCCAGATGGGCGGCATCCCCCAGGACGCCCTCCGGGAAGGGACGCTGTTGCTCGGCGCGCTGGCGGCGCTGCTCGTGGCGCTGCTGGCCGGTGCCATCCCCGCCATCCAAGCCATCCGGCTTCCCGTGGCCGAGGGGTTGAGGAAGGTGGCCTGAGGGATGATTCCGCTCTACTACAACACGCGCAGCCTCTGGGCGCGGCGCCTGTCCACGGGCATCACCGTGTTGGGCCTGGGGCTCGTCGTCTTCGTCTTCGCCGCGGTGCTCATGCTCGCCAACGGCATCGAGACCGCGCTCGCCGCGGGAGGAGACCCGCGCAACGTCATCCTGCTCAACAAGGGCGCCACCAGTGAGCTGATGAGCGACGTGAGCCGCGATGCCCTGCGCCTGGTGGCCAGCCTTCCCCAGGTGGCGTCCTCGGCGACGGGAGAGCCCCTGGCCGCGGGCGAGCTGGTGGTCCCGGTGCCGTTGCCCCACGCGGACGGCCGGGAGTCCAACGTCAACATCCGTGGCATCGGCCCCCAGAGCTTCGCCATCCGGCCCATCGTGCGGCTCGTCGCCGGACGGGCACCCCGGACCGGGACGAATGAATTGGCCCTGGGCTCGTCCCTGGTGGGCCGCTCCCCAGGCGCCCGGTTGGGTGGTGAGCTGTCGTTCGCCAACCAGCGCTGGCCCGTGGTGGGCATCTTCTCGGCGGAGGGGAGCGCCTACGAGTCCGAGCTGTGGATCGACGGCAACCGGCTCGGGCCGGCCTTCGATCGCCCGGTGTTCAACTCCATCGTGGTGCGCACCCACTCGGTGCCGGTCCGCGATGCCTTCATGCAGGCGGTGAAGAACGACTCGCGCTTCACGCTCGACGCCAAATCCGAGCCCCAGTATTGGGCGGAGCAGGCCACCGAGCTGGCCACTTTCATCCGCGTGCTCGGGCTCTTCGTGTCCTTCATCTTCGGCGTGGGCGCGGTGCTGGGCGCGATGATCACCATGTACGCCCAGGTGGCTTCGCGCATCACCGAGCTGGGAATGCTGCGGGCGGTGGGCTTCCGGCGCCGCAGCGTGCTCGCCAGCGTCCTCATTGAATCCGCCGTGCTGGGCACGGCCGGGGGCGTGCTCGGTGCCCTGGGCGCGCTGGCCACGCGCTGGCTGAAGATCCGCACCCTCAACATCCAGACCTTCACCGAGGTGAGCTTCGGCTTCACACCCACCCCGGAGATCGTCGTGGCGGCGCTCGCCTTCGGGGCGCTGATGGGCACGCTGGGAGGATTGCTCCCCGCCCTGCGTGCCGCCCGGCTGTCCATCCTGGAGACGCTGCGCGCCTGACTCTCGCCCTCACACCACGACTTCACGCCGGGGCAGCACCTCCTGCGCCTTCTCGTCCGTATGGCAGAGGGCGAGGTACACGAAGCTGAGCGGCAGTGTGAGGAAGGCGATGGGGAACGCCAGTCCGGCCACGGCCGAGAGCACCACCAGGACAAGGACGTTGAGGAAATACGCCGCCCAGTCCGAACGGCGCTGGAAGACGCGGAAGCTCTCGGAGAGCGCGCCGATGACCGTGCGGCCCTCGGCGGCCAGCATGGGCGCGTGGAACCAGATGATGGACAGCAACAGCCCCGGCACGATGAGCGAGTACCCGAGGGCGATGGGAATTCCCATGATCAGGGTCAGTCCCCAGCTCTTGAGGAAGTTGCCCTGCCGCTCATAGGCGGCCTGCCACCGCACCGGGCGTCCGGTGCGCACGCTCTCGAGCGTTTCCTGGAGCAGGTTGAAGGCGAACCACGGCCCCGGGATGATGAAAATCGAGCCGATCAGCACCACGAGGCTGCCTAGAAGCAGACCCGTGGCGTTGGCCAGGAAGAAATCCCAGGTGCGCTTGAAGCGGCGATCGATGTGCGAGTCCAGCATGGTGTGAGGCTCCTTCATTCGAGCGACTTGCTCCGCTCTCTCCATGTGTCTGTACGCATGGACGCTCAACCTCTTGCATGTGTGATTCGGGCCTCGGGCCCGCCAGGGGCTCGCCTGGCCGGTCCCCCCTCGGAGAGCACGGTCACAACAGCTCCATGGCCACGTCCAGATGGGGCTCGGCCCGGCCCTCCCAGAGGACCCGGGCACGAGGCGACACCCGCAGCGCCCGGTGTCGCCATTGACCCACCAGCCAGTCCACCTGGAGTGAGGCCTCCGCCTCGTGCCGCAACCCGCGCGAGAGGATGAACATGGGAGCCCAGGAGGCCTCCAGACGGATGGCGTTGAGCGACGAGCCCGGGAGCGCCACGCGCTGGGAGAAGGAGAACCGGGGCCCTCCCGCGGGCGCGAGTTCCTGTCCCCAGCGCAGCGCCGCCCGGCCTCCCACTCCCAACGCGGCGTAGTGCCGGAAACCCGGGCTCTCCTCCACCACCAGCAAGGCCTCCGCCTGGACGGTGGCGCGGTGCGGCAGGTCGCGCGTCTTCTCCTGGGACTCGAGCAACACCTCCATGCCCCAACCCAGCTCGTCGAACGGGGTGTTCCGGTGCCAGGGCGGCTCGCGCAACAAGGTCCGGTAGCCCAGGAGCGTGAGCCGCGAGTCCAGCACCCGCGGCAACCCCAGCACCGGCTCCAGGCGCAGCTCGCCATCGAGCACGCGCAGCTCGCTGCTGGGCCGGAAGCCGTGCAGGAACGACTCGCCCAGACCCTCTCTCAGCGCCGCGGTGCGCAGGGCCAGCACCGGCCGGGCGCTCCCCAGGGGCCGCGCATCCATGCCCACGCCCACCGAGAACCGGGCCGCGCCCGAGGCATGCAGCGAGCGCGAGGCCCGCGCCCGCTCCTCCTGCATCTTGTGCGCGCGATCCCGCTCCAGGAAGTCCAGTGCGTCCACGTGGGCCAGGACTCCCGATTGCAGGGCTCCCTGGACGTCGGTGGCGGTGATGAAGGTGTCCTCGATCGCCCGCGCCCGCGCGAGGACCTGGGCTTCCTCGATGGTGGGCTCGCGCTTGTCCGCGGTAGCCAGTGCCTGCTCGAACAGGGCGATGCGATCGAGCGCCGCGAGACGCCGCTGCACCTCGTCCTCCCGCTCGAAGGTGAGTTGACGCTCCCGCTCCGCGTCCCGCTGGGTGGGCATCGCCACGTGCACCTTCACCAGCAGGTCGCGCTCCACCGCGAGGCGCCGCTCCTCACCGCGATCCACCTCCGCGCGCTCCACCCGCACGGACTGGGCGATGTACTCGTGCACCCACTCGCGCACCGCGGGGGGCTCGGACGTGGCGGCGAGCGTTGCGTCCACCAGCGCGGGCACCCGGGCCCAGGCCTCGCGGCGCTTGCCGGGCTCGGGGGACATCAGCCGCCGATGCAACAGCCTCCACCGGGTGGCCAAGCCGGGCTCCATGCGCGACACCAGCGCCTCGAGCACCCGCTCCCGGGACGCGTGGGCCCGCAGGGCGCGATCCCCCGTGGACTCGAAGTCATCCGGCACATGCTCCAGCAGGGGATGGCTCTCGCCGCTCCCCGGCTCCGTCACCTCCACGCGTGTGAGCGAATCCAGCGTGGCCCCTGGCAGCACCCAGAAGGCACCCGGCGTGCGCGCCACCCTGCCCTCCTCCAGCACGCCGTTGATGAGGAAGAGCAACGCGCTCGCGCAATTGTCGGTGGCGAAGTAGTACGGCAGATAACCCCGCCGCTCCATCTCCCAGACGCGCTCGATCAGCCGTATCCGCTCGCCCTCGGTGAGCCGCAGGCGGAAGCGGCGGATGGTGCGCTGCTCCAACTCCAACGTCTCGTGCGACAGGTCCCCCCGCGTCGCGGTGAGGAAGGCCAGCGAGAAGCCTCCGGACAACCCCTTGAGGATATAACCGGGGCCCGCCGTCTCCACGCCCGTCAAGGCCACGGGCTGCACCACCGACTCGAAGCTCGGGCCCTGGACAACACTCCCCTCGCGCCATACCGGCCGCATCATCAGATGGCCGAACAGCGATTCGGGCTGGCGGCCCGTGGAAGCCACGAGCAACACCTCGAAGTGGGACAGCTCCCCGAGATTGGCCCAGGCGTCGAAGGCGGGGCAGTCCGGCCGTGGAGCCACCGACCCCAGCCCCTCTCCCTCCAGCAACTCCCCGAGCGCGCGCGACTTGGAGAACTCCTGACAGCGCACCCGCTCGTCCACGGACAAGGCCTCCTCGCGCAGGGACTCCACCGGGACGAAGAACTCCTCGGCGAAGGTGGCCAGATCCAGGGAGGCGCTCTTCCGGC from Melittangium boletus DSM 14713 includes the following:
- a CDS encoding peptidylprolyl isomerase, whose amino-acid sequence is MIKLTTSFGDIVLELDHAKAPNTAANFEEYVKSGHFNDTIFHRVIPGFMIQGGGFSPDMKEKTTRDPIKNEAANGLKNAKYTVAMARTSAPHSATAQFFINVKDNSFLDFRSADANGFGYCVFGKVVQGQDVVDRIEQVRTGRKGMHDDVPNEPVVIQKAEIV
- a CDS encoding DUF92 domain-containing protein produces the protein MGQDLQALLLSYGYVGACVLVGEVAARRGASREFARKFIHVGVGLWIFGILGLFEHRTLAVVPSLSAAVANWIIHRKRLLRAVETTPDNLGTVWFALSFSALVWLAWDRPAVAAGGVLAMAVGDALASLVGRRFGRHRYETLGGELKSLEGSMALLAGTFLSVLAAITWMPGLAPEMPRVPLALLCAVVATCAEALGTRGRDNLWVPLSAGAVLAWTPAAHVTGLGLGAAGALLIGVAAWARGSLSASGVLGAILIGLPVFGLAGPVGTAALLGFFFSSSALSKAFRARKAGVEAEYAKTGTRDLGQALANGGVAALAAVLLGTTGDARYLLAMLGAFAAANADTWATELGVLSRSPPRLVTTLRPVAPGTSGAVSAMGLMASTAGAAFVGLLALLAGLSWTALPWIIVAGVAGSLADSALGATVQDVRWCESCGRETERRMHHCGRPTRGLRGLAWLGNDTVNVMATAVGALLAFWA
- a CDS encoding efflux RND transporter periplasmic adaptor subunit, coding for MAEAQAQKLDVLRIDRAARPRRKLPRRWPLWVGLLLILALAVTLLGTNRVPSVQVAEVREARPGEQQTELTATGYVSSRRRSVIAPQIPGRLVSVEVDEGDAVKQGQVLARLDERDARVIEARAQADLQAATQRLVSTRATAARAKQDLARAEQLAKAQVITPASLQAAQAAARAMSAEVRLAVAQRVAAERAAEAARLQLTHTVVRAPFQGTVVRKLADEGAVLAPAAIEQQNVGGIVELVDLSALEVEAEVSEEQLPRIQKDQPALVFLDAYPDQTFRAQVRSVRPTIDRAKATATVNVQFESIPPGVLPDMGARVAFLKEELPPDALEREDATLRVLSSSVVKDGGQSLVWVVRDGRLVRQPVRVTQKVGDEVVLAEGPPPGTQVVVSPEAKLRAGRKVKVQTEGG
- a CDS encoding ABC transporter ATP-binding protein; its protein translation is MSTPPEHIPAFIRLRGVSKAYHRGDLVVPVLEEVNLDIGQGTFEAFMGPSGSGKSTLLNLLSGLDRPTTGVVEVGGRDLARLSDQQLSDWRAGHVGFVFQLYNLLPVLTAAENVELPLLLTPLSRTERRDHVAAALEVVGLKHRVNHRPPQMSGGEQQRVAIARAIVTDPDLLIADEPTGDLDRKSAEQVLDLFEELHRALNKTLVMVTHDPHAAERADVVRHLEKGALR
- a CDS encoding ABC transporter permease → MTFGRLVWRDLLRNPLRLSLTVLAGAVGVVAFIFLRTVVDFFYSGVATAQADRLLTRSKVSMTSTLPMSYLPRISLVPGVSDVTFYGFFGGRQSESQQDFFGSAFVDIPSFLRVFGEEVVVPPRQVDALNRDPCGALIGKNLAQRYGWKPGDPVTLKGTVYPGDWTFTVRGIYDVRGGSMDADSFLFGFRCINEKLPKDRKNRVSAFMLRVEDPSRSTAVAAAVDTMFTNSPYPTRTESERTATLGFISMLSSILTAVNVVSLVILLILLLVIGNTLAMGVRERTRDLATLRAMGFKRGRVVTLVLVESVAIGLLSAALGVLLAPSLVNGFLSVVGPQMGGIPQDALREGTLLLGALAALLVALLAGAIPAIQAIRLPVAEGLRKVA
- a CDS encoding ABC transporter permease yields the protein MIPLYYNTRSLWARRLSTGITVLGLGLVVFVFAAVLMLANGIETALAAGGDPRNVILLNKGATSELMSDVSRDALRLVASLPQVASSATGEPLAAGELVVPVPLPHADGRESNVNIRGIGPQSFAIRPIVRLVAGRAPRTGTNELALGSSLVGRSPGARLGGELSFANQRWPVVGIFSAEGSAYESELWIDGNRLGPAFDRPVFNSIVVRTHSVPVRDAFMQAVKNDSRFTLDAKSEPQYWAEQATELATFIRVLGLFVSFIFGVGAVLGAMITMYAQVASRITELGMLRAVGFRRRSVLASVLIESAVLGTAGGVLGALGALATRWLKIRTLNIQTFTEVSFGFTPTPEIVVAALAFGALMGTLGGLLPALRAARLSILETLRA
- a CDS encoding DUF4105 domain-containing protein, with the protein product MRRLATLVTALLVASPATARTLAERVGALEAEAGLVLRAPASGDAALVAEVEAALALLPPALRHPPGGPLELVLHPEPAPLGMGNESERRPEWSEGQRRFHLYAFVPSSERRATSRTARLSDVELERLWRRRAVVHAVMRRWDEARGWSRTARWRRLSGWLFPFERPLNFTEASRLSYDGAFSRARGRKSASLDLATFAEEFFVPVESLREEALSVDERVRCQEFSKSRALGELLEGEGLGSVAPRPDCPAFDAWANLGELSHFEVLLVASTGRQPESLFGHLMMRPVWREGSVVQGPSFESVVQPVALTGVETAGPGYILKGLSGGFSLAFLTATRGDLSHETLELEQRTIRRFRLRLTEGERIRLIERVWEMERRGYLPYYFATDNCASALLFLINGVLEEGRVARTPGAFWVLPGATLDSLTRVEVTEPGSGESHPLLEHVPDDFESTGDRALRAHASRERVLEALVSRMEPGLATRWRLLHRRLMSPEPGKRREAWARVPALVDATLAATSEPPAVREWVHEYIAQSVRVERAEVDRGEERRLAVERDLLVKVHVAMPTQRDAERERQLTFEREDEVQRRLAALDRIALFEQALATADKREPTIEEAQVLARARAIEDTFITATDVQGALQSGVLAHVDALDFLERDRAHKMQEERARASRSLHASGAARFSVGVGMDARPLGSARPVLALRTAALREGLGESFLHGFRPSSELRVLDGELRLEPVLGLPRVLDSRLTLLGYRTLLREPPWHRNTPFDELGWGMEVLLESQEKTRDLPHRATVQAEALLVVEESPGFRHYAALGVGGRAALRWGQELAPAGGPRFSFSQRVALPGSSLNAIRLEASWAPMFILSRGLRHEAEASLQVDWLVGQWRHRALRVSPRARVLWEGRAEPHLDVAMELL